From a single Corvus hawaiiensis isolate bCorHaw1 chromosome 23, bCorHaw1.pri.cur, whole genome shotgun sequence genomic region:
- the LUZP1 gene encoding leucine zipper protein 1 isoform X2, with translation MAECTGYKETSNRHLRFKLQSLSRRLDELEEATKNLQKAEDELLDLQDKVIQAEGSNSSMLADIEALRKRVLKIEGKDEEIRKAEELCRLMKEKLEEEESLTRDLKSEIELLQRRMAELEKLEEAFSRSKNDCTQLCLSLNEEKNLTKKISTELEILRVKVKELESSEDRLDKSEQTLTGELEKLKSLALSFITERKHFNEREKQNEKIIQELTQKLEQNNKLNRADQTRNASNLLERSSNNLLDRNDMRIEDDLNSALPSKETRRKGSVDYLKHVENESRNKSENQKNKNQEDNKVKDLTQEIEKLKTQIKHFESLEEELKKVRAKNNDLQDSYLSEQNKNKLLTGQLEEIKMQIKKQKDLENGEVENEDTSFSSRGKHDRPKYRGVMTDLTAAKHKPRELSPQQRRERARNRDFSVSNDSYSHGGKQVPSPNLMNRKAGKASGASAFSDTAVTDTRRLEEKPLVSTISSGQKEGCIMQNEGKRSKEQPSVLSRYPPAAQEQRSWKTPSKPVGDTGLRSKAEKPSQVLRGNCQNGADTRDEKSSKGESMASLAEKLKTSQAEVADCLEDMQLAKGNHTSANGMASAYRYHMSSNVSVSDSAGSKVEAASTFAASHRQPSEGRAKRAAVSQEKETADTSLESVKLSMLTKRSHHSRSQEDILQILTGLDKEDTEQSSNSATDHVKMGLKTDSKTIQSNQEKLNLDEESGRGKKPTTQTDSEARKKVSSKQFSNSRGVFRASLFENDKKTVNDEDSTLCIKPSDASTGGLKSRRSFSPREALRSKAIIKPAIVEKDMKAVMGGTVSEAESEKQKSVFKMVTNKMTSSITIFPSEPTAPRTTADIAAKERHVTTSNIRVASNEPSPSITNNLPSPFEISVNKSALKLSETDRSGEAALRSKAETVVSRSSIMLKTSELVERNSETPLETISWKGHGSSDTGSSETKHVTVRSSWRTRQGPHSLEDSQTKVEKSAACSATNLCRSSVDLLEVEGNSLKTDSLEQTSSRTSATANSWSAPELGSRRTKSNLSASELLTRRNYASNPTAAAAWQRTTLPDDFVSSSRRKQYGSSEYLLQADTSGRRIATKVELQDPESNFPAPPGLQGEEQGASRACRTSRR, from the exons ATGGCAGAATGTACAGGTTACAAGGAAACCTCAAATCGGCACCTACGTTTCAAATTGCAGAGCCTTAGTCGCCGCCTTGATGAACTGGAGGAAGCAACTAAAAATCTGCAGAAGGCAGAGGATGAACTGCTTGACCTCCAGGACAAAGTTATCCAGGCAGAAGGCAGCAACTCCAGCATGCTGGCTGACATTGAAGCCCTGCGGAAAAGAGTGCTGAAGATTGAAGGCAAGGATGAAGAAATTAGGAAGGCTGAAGAGCTTTGCagattaatgaaagaaaaacttgaAGAGGAGGAGAGCCTCACTCGAGATCTGAAGTCAGAAATTGAACTCCTTCAGAGGAGAatggcagagctggagaagctggaggagGCCTTCAGCAGGAGCAAGAATGACTGTACACAGCTGTGTCTTAGCCTCAATGAAGAAAAGAACTTGACCAAAAAGATATCTACAGAATTAGAAATACTTAGAGTGAAAGTGAAAGAACTGGAATCATCTGAGGACAGGCTGGATAAAAGTGAGCAGACCTTAACAGGTGAGTTAGAAAAGCTGAAATCCTTAGCCCTGAGCTTCATCAcggaaagaaaacattttaacgaaagagaaaagcaaaatgaaaaaataatccagGAGCTAACACAGAAACTAGAACAAAACAATAAACTAAATAGGGCAGATCAAACTAGAAATGCATCCAACTTGCTAGAAAGGTCATCCAACAATCTCCTGGACAGAAATGATATGAGAATTGAAGATGACTTGAATTCTGCACTGCCTTCTAAGGAGACCAGGAGGAAGGGAAGTGTGGATTACTTGAAACATGTAGAAAATGAATCCAGGAATAAATCAGAAaaccaaaagaataaaaaccagGAAGACAACAAAGTGAAAGATCTCACCCAAGAAATTGAGAAACTTAAAACTCAGATCAAACATTTTGAATCTTTAGAAGAAGAACTTAAAAAAGTGAGAGCCAAAAATAATGATCTGCAAGACAGTTACTTGagtgagcagaataaaaacaaactcTTAACAGGTCAgctagaagaaataaaaatgcaaataaagaaacagaaagatcTGGAGAATGGAGAAGTTGAAAATGAAGATACAAGCTTTTCTAGCAGGGGAAAACATGACCGACCTAAATACAGAGGTGTCATGACTGATTTGACAGCTGCTAAGCACAAGCCAAGGGAGCTCTCACCGCAGCAACGCCGGGAAAGAGCACGGAACAGAGACTTCTCTGTCAGTAATGACAGCTACAGCCATGGTGGTAAGCAGGTACCCAGTCCAAACTTAATGaacagaaaagcagggaaagcatCTGGTGCATCTGCGTTTTCAGACACTGCTGTCACAGATACAAGAAGACTGGAAGAGAAACCTTTAGTTTCCACTATTTCTTCTGGTCAGAAGGAAGGCTGCATCATGCAGAATGAGGGGAAGAGATCCAAAGAGCAGCCATCTGTCCTCAGCCGATATCCTCCTGCTGCACAAGAGCAGAGGTCTTGGAAAACACCTTCCAAACCTGTTGGTGACACAGGCCTGAGATCCAAGGCTGAAAAGCCATCTCAGGTGCTCCGTGGCAACTGCCAAAATGGTGCTGACACACGGGATGAAAAGTCAAGCAAAGGAGAATCAATGGCTTCTTTGGCTGAGAAGCTGAAAACAAGTCAGGCTGAAGTTGCTGACTGCTTGGAGGACATGCAGCTTGCAAAGGGTAACCACACCTCTGCCAATGGCATGGCTTCAGCATACAGGTACCACATGTCCTCCAACGTGTCAGTCTCAGACTCGGCTGGCTCTAAAGTAGAAGCAGCGAGCACTTTTGCTGCATCACACAGACAGCCCTCAGAGGGGAGGGCTAAAAGGGCAGCAGTCTcccaggaaaaagaaactgcaGACACGTCACTTGAAAGTGTGAAGCTTTCAATGCTAACAAAGCGTTCCCATCACTCCAGGAGTCAGGAAGACATTCTGCAGATTCTCACAGGTCTTGATAAAGAAGACACAGAACAGTCTTCAAATTCAGCGACAGATCATGTAAAGATGGGTTTAAAAACTGACTCCAAAACCATCCAGAGTAACCAGGAAAAACTTAATTTAGATGAAGAATCAGGAAGAGGTAAAAAACCAACCACTCAGACAGATTCTGAGGCAAGAAAGAAAGTCAGTTCCAAGCAGTTCTCCAATTCTAGGGGAGTTTTTAGAGCATCACTTtttgaaaatgacaaaaaaactGTGAATGATGAAGACTCTACCCTGTGCATAAAACCATCAGATGCCAGCACTGGAGGATTGAAATCCAGAAGGTCGTTCAGCCCAAGAGAAGCTCTAAGATCAAAAGCCATCATTAAACCTGCAATTGTTGAGAAGGATATGAAGGCAGTCATGGGAGGGACTGTTTCAGAGGCAgagtcagaaaaacagaaatctgtttttaaaatggtaACAAATAAAATGACAAGCAGTATCACAATCTTTCCTTCTGAGCCAACAGCTCCAAGGACAACTGCAGATATAGCAGCAAAGGAAAGGCATGTTACCACCAGCAACATCAGAGTTGCTTCAAATGAGCCTTCACCATCAATAACAAACAATCTCCCTTCACCCTTTGAGATCTCAGTTAATAAAAGTGCTCTGAAATTATCTGAGACAGATAGAAGTGGAGAGGCAGCACTGAGGAGTAAAGCCGAAACAGTGGTCTCCAGAAGCAGCATTATGCTAAAGACTTCTGAACTTGTGGAGAGGAACAGTGAGACACCTTTGGAGACAATCAGCTGGAAGGGCCATGGCTCGTCAGATACAGGTTCATCCGAAACAAAGCATGTCACTGTGAGAAGTTCCTGGAGAACAAGACAAGGACCACATTCCCTGGAGGACTCTCAAACCAAAGTGGAGAAAAGTGCAGCTTGCAGTGCCACAAACTTGTGTAGGTCCTCAGTGGACCTTTTGGAAGTGGAAGGGAATAGTTTGAAAACAGACTCCCTGGAGCAGACTTCATCAAGGACGAGTGCCACAGCTAATTCTTGGAGTGCCCCTGAACTGGGGTCCCGAAGGACCAAAAGTAACTTAAGTGCATCTGAACTGCTAACACGCAGGAACTATGCAAGTAATcctacagcagctgctgcttggcaGCGGACCACACTACCT GAT GATTTTGTGTCCAGTTCCAGAAGGAAGCAGTACGGATCTTCTGAGTACCTCTTACAGGCTGACACTTCGGGGAGAAGGATAGCCACCAAGGTAGAGCTGCAGGACCCTGAATCCAACTTCCCTGCACCACCAGGTCtccagggagaggagcag GGTGCTTCCCGGGCCTGCCGGACATCTCGGAGATGA
- the LUZP1 gene encoding leucine zipper protein 1 isoform X1, whose protein sequence is MAECTGYKETSNRHLRFKLQSLSRRLDELEEATKNLQKAEDELLDLQDKVIQAEGSNSSMLADIEALRKRVLKIEGKDEEIRKAEELCRLMKEKLEEEESLTRDLKSEIELLQRRMAELEKLEEAFSRSKNDCTQLCLSLNEEKNLTKKISTELEILRVKVKELESSEDRLDKSEQTLTGELEKLKSLALSFITERKHFNEREKQNEKIIQELTQKLEQNNKLNRADQTRNASNLLERSSNNLLDRNDMRIEDDLNSALPSKETRRKGSVDYLKHVENESRNKSENQKNKNQEDNKVKDLTQEIEKLKTQIKHFESLEEELKKVRAKNNDLQDSYLSEQNKNKLLTGQLEEIKMQIKKQKDLENGEVENEDTSFSSRGKHDRPKYRGVMTDLTAAKHKPRELSPQQRRERARNRDFSVSNDSYSHGGKQVPSPNLMNRKAGKASGASAFSDTAVTDTRRLEEKPLVSTISSGQKEGCIMQNEGKRSKEQPSVLSRYPPAAQEQRSWKTPSKPVGDTGLRSKAEKPSQVLRGNCQNGADTRDEKSSKGESMASLAEKLKTSQAEVADCLEDMQLAKGNHTSANGMASAYRYHMSSNVSVSDSAGSKVEAASTFAASHRQPSEGRAKRAAVSQEKETADTSLESVKLSMLTKRSHHSRSQEDILQILTGLDKEDTEQSSNSATDHVKMGLKTDSKTIQSNQEKLNLDEESGRGKKPTTQTDSEARKKVSSKQFSNSRGVFRASLFENDKKTVNDEDSTLCIKPSDASTGGLKSRRSFSPREALRSKAIIKPAIVEKDMKAVMGGTVSEAESEKQKSVFKMVTNKMTSSITIFPSEPTAPRTTADIAAKERHVTTSNIRVASNEPSPSITNNLPSPFEISVNKSALKLSETDRSGEAALRSKAETVVSRSSIMLKTSELVERNSETPLETISWKGHGSSDTGSSETKHVTVRSSWRTRQGPHSLEDSQTKVEKSAACSATNLCRSSVDLLEVEGNSLKTDSLEQTSSRTSATANSWSAPELGSRRTKSNLSASELLTRRNYASNPTAAAAWQRTTLPDESKDFVSSSRRKQYGSSEYLLQADTSGRRIATKVELQDPESNFPAPPGLQGEEQGASRACRTSRR, encoded by the exons ATGGCAGAATGTACAGGTTACAAGGAAACCTCAAATCGGCACCTACGTTTCAAATTGCAGAGCCTTAGTCGCCGCCTTGATGAACTGGAGGAAGCAACTAAAAATCTGCAGAAGGCAGAGGATGAACTGCTTGACCTCCAGGACAAAGTTATCCAGGCAGAAGGCAGCAACTCCAGCATGCTGGCTGACATTGAAGCCCTGCGGAAAAGAGTGCTGAAGATTGAAGGCAAGGATGAAGAAATTAGGAAGGCTGAAGAGCTTTGCagattaatgaaagaaaaacttgaAGAGGAGGAGAGCCTCACTCGAGATCTGAAGTCAGAAATTGAACTCCTTCAGAGGAGAatggcagagctggagaagctggaggagGCCTTCAGCAGGAGCAAGAATGACTGTACACAGCTGTGTCTTAGCCTCAATGAAGAAAAGAACTTGACCAAAAAGATATCTACAGAATTAGAAATACTTAGAGTGAAAGTGAAAGAACTGGAATCATCTGAGGACAGGCTGGATAAAAGTGAGCAGACCTTAACAGGTGAGTTAGAAAAGCTGAAATCCTTAGCCCTGAGCTTCATCAcggaaagaaaacattttaacgaaagagaaaagcaaaatgaaaaaataatccagGAGCTAACACAGAAACTAGAACAAAACAATAAACTAAATAGGGCAGATCAAACTAGAAATGCATCCAACTTGCTAGAAAGGTCATCCAACAATCTCCTGGACAGAAATGATATGAGAATTGAAGATGACTTGAATTCTGCACTGCCTTCTAAGGAGACCAGGAGGAAGGGAAGTGTGGATTACTTGAAACATGTAGAAAATGAATCCAGGAATAAATCAGAAaaccaaaagaataaaaaccagGAAGACAACAAAGTGAAAGATCTCACCCAAGAAATTGAGAAACTTAAAACTCAGATCAAACATTTTGAATCTTTAGAAGAAGAACTTAAAAAAGTGAGAGCCAAAAATAATGATCTGCAAGACAGTTACTTGagtgagcagaataaaaacaaactcTTAACAGGTCAgctagaagaaataaaaatgcaaataaagaaacagaaagatcTGGAGAATGGAGAAGTTGAAAATGAAGATACAAGCTTTTCTAGCAGGGGAAAACATGACCGACCTAAATACAGAGGTGTCATGACTGATTTGACAGCTGCTAAGCACAAGCCAAGGGAGCTCTCACCGCAGCAACGCCGGGAAAGAGCACGGAACAGAGACTTCTCTGTCAGTAATGACAGCTACAGCCATGGTGGTAAGCAGGTACCCAGTCCAAACTTAATGaacagaaaagcagggaaagcatCTGGTGCATCTGCGTTTTCAGACACTGCTGTCACAGATACAAGAAGACTGGAAGAGAAACCTTTAGTTTCCACTATTTCTTCTGGTCAGAAGGAAGGCTGCATCATGCAGAATGAGGGGAAGAGATCCAAAGAGCAGCCATCTGTCCTCAGCCGATATCCTCCTGCTGCACAAGAGCAGAGGTCTTGGAAAACACCTTCCAAACCTGTTGGTGACACAGGCCTGAGATCCAAGGCTGAAAAGCCATCTCAGGTGCTCCGTGGCAACTGCCAAAATGGTGCTGACACACGGGATGAAAAGTCAAGCAAAGGAGAATCAATGGCTTCTTTGGCTGAGAAGCTGAAAACAAGTCAGGCTGAAGTTGCTGACTGCTTGGAGGACATGCAGCTTGCAAAGGGTAACCACACCTCTGCCAATGGCATGGCTTCAGCATACAGGTACCACATGTCCTCCAACGTGTCAGTCTCAGACTCGGCTGGCTCTAAAGTAGAAGCAGCGAGCACTTTTGCTGCATCACACAGACAGCCCTCAGAGGGGAGGGCTAAAAGGGCAGCAGTCTcccaggaaaaagaaactgcaGACACGTCACTTGAAAGTGTGAAGCTTTCAATGCTAACAAAGCGTTCCCATCACTCCAGGAGTCAGGAAGACATTCTGCAGATTCTCACAGGTCTTGATAAAGAAGACACAGAACAGTCTTCAAATTCAGCGACAGATCATGTAAAGATGGGTTTAAAAACTGACTCCAAAACCATCCAGAGTAACCAGGAAAAACTTAATTTAGATGAAGAATCAGGAAGAGGTAAAAAACCAACCACTCAGACAGATTCTGAGGCAAGAAAGAAAGTCAGTTCCAAGCAGTTCTCCAATTCTAGGGGAGTTTTTAGAGCATCACTTtttgaaaatgacaaaaaaactGTGAATGATGAAGACTCTACCCTGTGCATAAAACCATCAGATGCCAGCACTGGAGGATTGAAATCCAGAAGGTCGTTCAGCCCAAGAGAAGCTCTAAGATCAAAAGCCATCATTAAACCTGCAATTGTTGAGAAGGATATGAAGGCAGTCATGGGAGGGACTGTTTCAGAGGCAgagtcagaaaaacagaaatctgtttttaaaatggtaACAAATAAAATGACAAGCAGTATCACAATCTTTCCTTCTGAGCCAACAGCTCCAAGGACAACTGCAGATATAGCAGCAAAGGAAAGGCATGTTACCACCAGCAACATCAGAGTTGCTTCAAATGAGCCTTCACCATCAATAACAAACAATCTCCCTTCACCCTTTGAGATCTCAGTTAATAAAAGTGCTCTGAAATTATCTGAGACAGATAGAAGTGGAGAGGCAGCACTGAGGAGTAAAGCCGAAACAGTGGTCTCCAGAAGCAGCATTATGCTAAAGACTTCTGAACTTGTGGAGAGGAACAGTGAGACACCTTTGGAGACAATCAGCTGGAAGGGCCATGGCTCGTCAGATACAGGTTCATCCGAAACAAAGCATGTCACTGTGAGAAGTTCCTGGAGAACAAGACAAGGACCACATTCCCTGGAGGACTCTCAAACCAAAGTGGAGAAAAGTGCAGCTTGCAGTGCCACAAACTTGTGTAGGTCCTCAGTGGACCTTTTGGAAGTGGAAGGGAATAGTTTGAAAACAGACTCCCTGGAGCAGACTTCATCAAGGACGAGTGCCACAGCTAATTCTTGGAGTGCCCCTGAACTGGGGTCCCGAAGGACCAAAAGTAACTTAAGTGCATCTGAACTGCTAACACGCAGGAACTATGCAAGTAATcctacagcagctgctgcttggcaGCGGACCACACTACCT GATGAAAGCAAGGATTTTGTGTCCAGTTCCAGAAGGAAGCAGTACGGATCTTCTGAGTACCTCTTACAGGCTGACACTTCGGGGAGAAGGATAGCCACCAAGGTAGAGCTGCAGGACCCTGAATCCAACTTCCCTGCACCACCAGGTCtccagggagaggagcag GGTGCTTCCCGGGCCTGCCGGACATCTCGGAGATGA